From one Lysinibacillus sp. G4S2 genomic stretch:
- the rsmG gene encoding 16S rRNA (guanine(527)-N(7))-methyltransferase RsmG, producing MNEQQFFEALKEKGIELSEKQMAQFKKYFELLVEWNEKMNLTAITDLQGVYLKHFYDSISASFYFDFSKVTTVCDVGAGAGFPSIPVKICFPHLHVTIVDSLNKRITFLNHLSDELQLENMHFVHARAEEFAQNVKYREQFDVVTARAVARLTVLSELCVPLAKQGGYFVALKAAAGAEELKEAKKALTTFGVTLKEEFSFQLPVEESDRILYIFDKIKGTPKKYPRKPGVPNKSPIQ from the coding sequence ATGAACGAACAACAATTTTTTGAGGCACTAAAGGAGAAGGGCATCGAACTTTCAGAAAAGCAGATGGCTCAATTCAAAAAATACTTTGAGCTACTTGTTGAGTGGAATGAAAAGATGAACTTAACTGCTATTACCGATTTACAAGGTGTTTATTTAAAACACTTTTATGATTCGATTAGTGCCTCTTTCTATTTTGATTTTTCAAAAGTGACGACAGTTTGTGATGTTGGAGCAGGAGCTGGTTTCCCAAGTATTCCGGTTAAAATCTGTTTCCCGCATTTACACGTAACAATTGTCGATTCTTTAAATAAAAGAATTACATTTTTAAATCATTTAAGTGATGAGTTGCAATTAGAGAATATGCATTTTGTTCATGCTCGTGCAGAGGAATTTGCTCAAAATGTGAAATATCGTGAGCAGTTTGACGTTGTAACAGCCCGTGCAGTAGCCCGTTTAACGGTCTTATCGGAATTATGTGTACCATTAGCAAAACAAGGTGGCTATTTTGTTGCTTTAAAAGCAGCAGCAGGTGCAGAAGAATTAAAAGAAGCAAAAAAGGCATTGACTACATTCGGGGTTACGCTAAAAGAAGAATTTTCTTTCCAGCTACCTGTTGAAGAAAGTGACCGTATTTTATATATCTTTGATAAAATAAAAGGAACACCAAAAAAATATCCGCGTAAACCAGGTGTACCAAATAAATCACCGATTCAATAA
- the noc gene encoding nucleoid occlusion protein, with translation MKSPFSRFFGGGNKTEPIVKNEVEQAEAVHTAEEVIKLPIDQIVPNRFQPRTIFDDEKIEELSRTIHTHGVIQPIVVRKTAENQYEIIAGERRYRAMKKLQWTEVPAIIRNLTDKETASIALIENLQREELTAIEEAVAYQKLLELHELTQEALAQRLGKGQSTVANKLRLLKLPEEVRQAILKREISERHARALIAIKDQPLQLEILQLTIENDWNVRQLEEQIHTLLHPVAAEQEETPKKAKPKRKAISKDVRIALNTIKQSLSMVTKSGITVKTEEEDTEEYYQITVKIPKKKKS, from the coding sequence ATGAAAAGTCCTTTTTCACGTTTTTTTGGAGGCGGAAATAAAACTGAGCCTATTGTGAAAAATGAAGTAGAACAAGCAGAGGCGGTTCATACAGCAGAAGAAGTTATAAAGCTACCTATTGATCAAATTGTACCTAACCGTTTTCAGCCACGTACTATTTTTGATGATGAAAAAATTGAAGAATTATCAAGAACCATTCATACACATGGTGTGATTCAGCCAATTGTTGTACGTAAAACAGCAGAAAATCAATATGAAATCATTGCTGGTGAGCGTCGTTATCGAGCAATGAAAAAGCTACAATGGACAGAAGTTCCGGCCATTATAAGAAATTTAACTGATAAGGAAACAGCTTCTATCGCGTTAATCGAGAACCTACAGCGTGAAGAGTTAACTGCAATTGAAGAAGCTGTGGCCTATCAAAAATTATTGGAGCTTCATGAGCTGACACAAGAAGCTCTAGCCCAACGACTCGGAAAAGGACAATCCACGGTAGCCAATAAATTACGCTTATTAAAGCTGCCTGAAGAAGTGCGGCAAGCCATTTTGAAGCGTGAAATCTCTGAACGACATGCACGTGCATTAATTGCGATAAAAGATCAGCCATTACAGCTAGAAATTTTACAACTAACGATAGAAAATGATTGGAATGTTCGTCAGTTAGAAGAGCAAATTCATACTTTATTACATCCTGTAGCGGCAGAACAAGAAGAAACACCGAAGAAAGCAAAGCCTAAACGTAAGGCGATTAGTAAAGATGTGCGTATTGCTTTGAATACTATTAAACAATCATTATCTATGGTAACGAAGAGTGGTATAACAGTGAAGACTGAAGAGGAAGATACAGAGGAATATTATCAAATTACAGTGAAAATACCTAAAAAGAAAAAATCTTAA